From Panthera uncia isolate 11264 chromosome E1, Puncia_PCG_1.0, whole genome shotgun sequence, one genomic window encodes:
- the CWC25 gene encoding pre-mRNA-splicing factor CWC25 homolog: MGGGDLNLKKSWHPQTLRNVEKVWKAEQKHEAERKKIEELQRELREERAREEMQRYAEDVGAVKKKEEKLDWMYQGPGGMVNRDEYLLGRPIDKYVFEKMEEKEAGCSSETGLLPGSIFAPSGANSLLDMASKIREDPLFIIRKKEEEKKREVLNNPVKMKKIKELLQMSLEKKEKKKKKEKKKKHKKHKHRSSSSDGGSSQDERSRGRAQKKTADSSPVLSKAPGYGLQIRDSYHSQGLQSPLTAKQKGMHGLKNYSRSRSSSHSPPRHASKKSTREAGSRDRSSRSPGRRSRSPRPSKPHNSKVNRRERGRTKSPSPKKEVYQRRHAPGYTRKLSSEELERKRQEMMENAKWREEERLNILKRHAKDDEREQKLEKLGSRDGRFIHRMKLESASTSSLEDRVKRNIYSLQRTSIALEKNFMKR; this comes from the exons ATGGGGGGAGGAGATCTG aatctgaagaagagcTGGCACCCCCAGACCCTCCGCAATGTGGAGAAGGTGTGGAAGGCCGAGCAGAAGCATGAGGCTGAGCGGAAGAAGATCGAAGAGCTGCAGCGGGAGCTGCGGGAGGAGCGGGCCCGGGAAGAGATGCAGCGCTATGCCGAGGACGTCGGGGCCGTCAA gaaaaaagaagaaaaattggacTGGATGTATCAGGGTCCTGGTGGGATGGTGAACCGTGATGAGTACTTGCTGGGGCGCCCCATTGACAAGTACGTTTTTGAGAagatggaggagaaggaggcaggcTGTTCTTCGGAGACAGGACTGCTCCCAGGTTCCATTTTTGCCCCATCCGGTGCCAATTCCCTCCTCGACATGGCCAGCAAAATCCGGGAGGACCCGCTCTTCATCATCAG gaagaaggaggaagagaaaaaaagagaggtgtTGAATAATCCcgtgaaaatgaagaaaatcaaagaattg TTGCAAATGAGtctggaaaaaaaggagaagaagaaaaagaaggagaagaaaaagaagcacaaGAAACATAAGCACAGAAGCTCAAGTAGCGATGGCGGCAGCAGCCAGGATGAGCGCAGCCGGGGGAG AGCTCAAAAGAAGACGGCAGATTCTTCCCCTGTTTTGTCCAAAGCCCCTGGATACGGCTTACAG ATCAGGGACTCCTACCACAGCCAGGGACTGCAGAGTCCTCTGACGGCCAAGCAAAAGGGAATGCACGGGTTGAAGAATTATTCCAGGTCCAGAAGctcctcccactcacctcccagACATGCCAGCAAGAAGAGCACCAGAGAAGCAGGGTCCCGGGACAGGAGTTCTCGATCCCCAGGCAGAAGGTCACGGTCCCCAAGGCCAAGCAAACC GCACAACTCTAAGgtcaacaggagagagagaggccgcACTAAGAGCCCATCGCCTAAAAAAGAGGTCTATCAAAGGCGCCATGCTCCTGGATACACCAG AAAGCTCTCATCAGAGGAACTAGAGCGAAAACGGCAAGAGATGATGGAAAATGCCAAGTGGCGGGAGGAAGAGAGGCTAAACATCCTCAAGAGGCACGCTAAGGATGACGAACGGGAGCAGAAGCTGGAGAAGCTGGGCTCCCGAGATGGAAGGTTTATCCA TCGCATGAAGCTGGAGAGTGCATCTACCTCCTCCCTGGAGGACCGGGTAAAACGGAATATCTACTCTCTGCAGAGAACCTCAATAGCTCTGGAGAAGAACTTTATGAAAAGATGA
- the CE1H17orf98 gene encoding uncharacterized protein C17orf98 homolog, protein MSRVCECPLRLEKGFILDGVAVSTMARTYERLRPKVWSAIPPYNAQQDYHARRYFRSRVVPPVLRRTEQDLGGTGRDGWIVDYFHIFGQGQRYLNRRNWAGAGHSLQQVTGHDNYNADLKMINGFNGRYGYRRNTPDLRQRPSVFGEVTRFPLF, encoded by the exons ATGTCGCGCGTGTGCGAGTGTCCTCTGCGGCTGGAAAAGGGCTTCATCTTGGATGGTGTGGCCGTGAGCACCATGGCCCGCACCTATGAGCGCCTGAGGCCCAAGGTCTGGTCGGCGATTCCGCCCTACAACGCTCAGCAGGACTACCACGCCCGCCGATACTTCCGGAGCCGCGTGGTTCCGCCAGTGCTGCGCCGGACTGAACAG GATCTCGGGGGCACAGGCAGGGATGGCTGGATAGTGGATTATTTCCACATCTTCGGGCAAGGACAGAGATACCTGAACCGGAGAAACTGGGCAGGGGCAG GGCATTCCCTCCAGCAGGTGACAGGGCATGATAACTACAATGCTGATCTGAAAATGATCAACGGGTTCAATGGTCGGTATGGCTATCGCAGGAACACCCCAGACCTCCGCCAGCGCCCATCGGTCTTTGGAGAGGTCACCCGATTCCCTCTCTTCTGA